In Sporichthya brevicatena, the following proteins share a genomic window:
- a CDS encoding Zn-ribbon domain-containing OB-fold protein, protein MSTPEVSELPPPFPAVQRDRATEAFFDAASRGELLVQQCAGCDTVLPPEAKTCFSCGSDNLGPTVVSGRGRLITWVVVTHAPVPVLAGAVPYVSAVVELDEGPWLMVRLVDADPTALAAGDAVQVDFVRSGAGENTGEMLPVFRPVGSEENATEEKA, encoded by the coding sequence ATGAGTACGCCCGAGGTCTCGGAGCTGCCGCCGCCGTTCCCGGCGGTCCAGCGCGACCGCGCGACCGAGGCGTTCTTCGACGCCGCGAGCCGCGGTGAGCTGCTCGTGCAGCAGTGCGCCGGCTGCGACACCGTCCTGCCGCCCGAGGCCAAGACCTGCTTCTCGTGCGGGTCGGACAACCTCGGCCCGACCGTGGTGTCGGGGAGGGGCCGCCTGATCACCTGGGTCGTCGTGACGCACGCGCCGGTTCCGGTGCTCGCGGGCGCGGTCCCCTACGTGAGCGCCGTCGTCGAGCTCGACGAGGGTCCCTGGCTGATGGTCCGTCTGGTCGACGCGGACCCCACGGCGCTGGCGGCGGGTGACGCGGTGCAGGTCGACTTCGTCCGCTCGGGCGCTGGGGAGAACACCGGAGAGATGCTGCCGGTGTTCCGGCCGGTCGGCTCCGAGGAGAACGCAACGGAGGAGAAGGCATGA
- a CDS encoding aldehyde dehydrogenase produces the protein MDRLSLFIDGEQVAPLDGTTRDVVEAATGDVIGTAALGGVSDIDRAVTAAARAKKGWAATPAKERADLIDRMAGALFEAGKETAALVSRENGMPIRLSIGANKFAPAAIFQYYAGLVRGDVENDERNGQLARTLVRRDPIGVVAAITPWNYPQALAAMKLGPALAAGCTVVLKPAPETALDAHAFADAAAAAGLPPGVLNVVPADREAGAALVSHAEVNKVAFTGSTAAGRAIGAECGRLLRPVTLELGGKSASIVCEDADLELFAKALLEISLPNNGQTCHACTRILAPAGRYAEVVEAVTETVRSLRIGNPLEKDTQIGPLVSPAQRDRVLDYVNIGRTDGGRVTVGGEVPADLPGWYVQPTVFADVDNNARIAQEEIFGPVLAVIPYRDEDEAVALANDSEYGLGGTVWTGDVERGIAIADRIETGTVGVNHYALDFGAPFGGVKASGLGRELGPEGLAPYVQTRSVYLAPVAR, from the coding sequence ATGGACAGGCTCTCGCTCTTCATCGACGGCGAGCAGGTCGCTCCGCTCGACGGGACGACCCGCGACGTGGTCGAGGCCGCGACCGGTGACGTGATCGGGACCGCCGCGCTCGGCGGTGTCTCGGACATCGACCGCGCCGTCACCGCCGCCGCGCGTGCGAAGAAGGGCTGGGCGGCCACGCCGGCGAAGGAGCGGGCCGACCTGATCGACCGCATGGCCGGCGCGCTGTTCGAGGCGGGCAAGGAGACGGCGGCCCTCGTCAGCCGCGAGAACGGCATGCCGATCCGCTTGTCGATCGGGGCGAACAAGTTCGCCCCGGCCGCGATCTTCCAGTACTACGCCGGCCTCGTGCGCGGCGACGTGGAGAACGACGAGCGCAACGGCCAGCTGGCGCGCACCCTCGTCCGCCGTGACCCGATCGGTGTCGTCGCCGCGATCACGCCGTGGAACTACCCGCAGGCGCTCGCCGCGATGAAGCTCGGCCCCGCGCTGGCGGCCGGCTGCACCGTCGTCCTGAAGCCGGCGCCGGAGACCGCGCTCGACGCGCACGCGTTCGCCGACGCGGCCGCCGCGGCGGGTCTGCCGCCGGGCGTCCTCAACGTTGTTCCCGCGGACCGTGAGGCCGGCGCGGCGCTGGTCTCGCACGCCGAGGTCAACAAGGTCGCGTTCACCGGGTCGACGGCCGCGGGCCGCGCGATCGGCGCCGAGTGCGGACGGTTGCTGCGTCCGGTCACGCTCGAGCTCGGTGGCAAGTCCGCCTCGATCGTCTGCGAGGACGCCGACCTCGAGCTGTTCGCGAAGGCGCTGCTGGAGATCTCGCTGCCGAACAACGGCCAGACCTGCCACGCCTGCACACGCATCCTGGCCCCGGCCGGCCGGTACGCCGAGGTCGTCGAGGCCGTCACCGAGACCGTGCGCAGCCTGCGGATCGGCAACCCGCTCGAGAAGGACACGCAGATCGGCCCGCTGGTCAGCCCGGCGCAGCGCGACCGCGTCCTCGACTACGTGAACATCGGGCGCACCGACGGTGGCCGCGTCACCGTCGGCGGCGAGGTCCCGGCCGACCTGCCCGGCTGGTACGTGCAGCCGACCGTCTTCGCGGACGTCGACAACAACGCCCGGATTGCACAGGAGGAGATCTTCGGCCCGGTCCTCGCGGTGATTCCCTACCGCGACGAGGACGAGGCCGTCGCCCTCGCGAACGACTCGGAGTACGGCCTCGGCGGCACGGTGTGGACCGGCGACGTCGAGCGCGGCATCGCGATCGCCGACCGCATCGAGACCGGCACCGTCGGCGTGAACCACTACGCGCTCGACTTCGGCGCTCCGTTCGGCGGTGTGAAGGCCAGCGGCCTCGGCCGTGAGCTCGGGCCCGAGGGCCTCGCGCCGTACGTGCAGACCCGGTCGGTCTACCTGGCACCGGTGGCGCGATGA
- a CDS encoding crotonase/enoyl-CoA hydratase family protein — translation MTEPAAKLEKRGNIGILTLNRPDALNAVNADLAIAAGAALEEAQSDPEIRVVVLTGAGRAFCAGADLKELAKGNRIDDREHPEWGFGGIVQHWIAKPTIAAVNGFALGGGTEILLACDLAVIDETASLGLPEVKRGLLAAAGGVIRLQRQIPFKVALEAMLTGDAISAARAYELGLVNRVAPAGTALDVALSLAETIAANAPLSVEQSKRVAHTTAAMGSDWEPEVWEVNKDAAKVVFTSKDAMEGPRAFAEKRKPEWQGR, via the coding sequence ATGACCGAGCCGGCGGCGAAGCTGGAGAAGCGCGGCAACATCGGGATCCTGACGCTGAACCGGCCGGATGCCCTCAACGCGGTGAACGCCGACCTGGCGATCGCCGCCGGCGCCGCGCTGGAGGAGGCCCAGTCCGACCCGGAGATCCGCGTCGTCGTGCTCACCGGGGCCGGTCGCGCGTTCTGCGCCGGCGCGGACCTCAAGGAGCTGGCGAAGGGCAACCGCATCGACGACCGGGAGCACCCCGAGTGGGGCTTCGGCGGGATCGTCCAGCACTGGATCGCCAAGCCGACCATCGCGGCCGTCAACGGCTTCGCGCTCGGCGGCGGCACCGAGATTCTGCTCGCCTGCGACCTCGCGGTCATCGACGAGACGGCGTCGCTCGGCCTCCCCGAGGTCAAGCGTGGCCTGCTTGCCGCGGCCGGCGGCGTCATCCGGTTGCAGCGTCAGATCCCCTTCAAGGTCGCCCTCGAGGCGATGCTGACCGGTGACGCGATCAGCGCCGCCCGCGCCTACGAGCTGGGCCTGGTCAACCGGGTCGCCCCGGCGGGCACCGCGCTGGACGTCGCGCTCTCGCTCGCGGAGACCATCGCCGCCAACGCTCCGCTGTCCGTCGAGCAGAGCAAGCGCGTCGCGCACACCACGGCCGCCATGGGCTCCGACTGGGAGCCCGAGGTGTGGGAGGTCAACAAGGACGCGGCGAAGGTCGTGTTCACCAGCAAGGACGCGATGGAGGGCCCGCGCGCCTTCGCCGAGAAGCGCAAGCCGGAGTGGCAGGGACGATGA
- a CDS encoding thiolase family protein: MSSAAIAGLGITELGKVYGRSSSSLAAEAVRLAAADAGIPLSAVDGLLISSGQKQDVGITLANALSTGPLGLCMTMNSFGATAGIMVATAAKAIAEGTATTVACVFADTPLKPKQSTGAAWGSPRASTREIAGLGGWSLAGGAINPNILYAMCARRHMERYGTTSEQLGQIAVAQRAWAQHNPLAAMREPMTLEDHQNSRWIADPLHLLDCCLVSNGAVAVIVTAADRAKDLAKPPVHVWGWGQAHEVRRMHRGSDWGLVTPAARSGAAAMRMAGIGVDDVDVAELYDCYTYTVLVTLEDYGFCEKGEGGAFVSDGRLAPGGKLAVNTGGGQLSGYYMWGMTPLSEAIIQARGEGGARQAPRNDVVLVSGNGGILEHHSTLVLSPHARKLPAEVTA, from the coding sequence ATGAGCTCGGCGGCGATCGCCGGGCTCGGCATCACCGAGCTCGGGAAGGTGTACGGCCGCTCGTCGTCGAGCCTGGCCGCCGAGGCGGTCCGGCTCGCCGCCGCCGACGCGGGCATCCCGCTCTCGGCCGTCGACGGGCTGCTGATCAGCTCCGGGCAGAAGCAGGACGTCGGCATCACGCTGGCCAACGCGCTCTCGACCGGCCCCCTGGGTCTCTGCATGACGATGAACTCGTTCGGCGCCACGGCGGGAATCATGGTCGCGACCGCGGCCAAGGCGATCGCCGAGGGAACCGCGACCACCGTGGCGTGCGTCTTCGCCGACACCCCGCTCAAGCCGAAGCAGAGCACCGGGGCGGCCTGGGGTTCGCCGCGCGCCTCGACGCGGGAGATCGCGGGGCTCGGCGGCTGGTCGCTCGCCGGCGGCGCGATCAACCCCAACATCCTCTACGCGATGTGCGCCCGCCGGCACATGGAGCGCTACGGCACGACGTCGGAGCAGCTCGGCCAGATCGCCGTCGCCCAGCGGGCGTGGGCGCAGCACAACCCGCTCGCCGCGATGCGCGAACCGATGACGCTTGAGGACCACCAGAACTCGCGCTGGATCGCCGACCCGCTGCACCTGCTCGACTGCTGCCTCGTCAGCAACGGCGCGGTCGCGGTCATCGTCACCGCCGCGGACCGGGCGAAGGACCTGGCGAAGCCGCCGGTCCACGTCTGGGGTTGGGGGCAGGCGCACGAGGTCCGGCGGATGCACCGCGGTTCGGACTGGGGCCTGGTCACCCCGGCCGCCCGGTCCGGGGCGGCCGCGATGCGGATGGCCGGCATCGGCGTCGACGACGTCGACGTCGCCGAGCTCTACGACTGCTACACCTACACGGTGCTCGTGACGCTCGAGGACTACGGGTTCTGCGAGAAGGGCGAAGGTGGCGCGTTCGTCTCCGACGGCCGGCTCGCCCCCGGCGGCAAGCTCGCGGTCAACACCGGCGGCGGCCAGCTGTCGGGCTACTACATGTGGGGCATGACGCCGCTGTCCGAGGCGATCATCCAGGCCCGCGGCGAGGGTGGCGCGCGGCAGGCGCCGCGCAATGACGTCGTCCTCGTCTCCGGCAACGGCGGCATCCTCGAACACCACTCGACGCTCGTGCTGAGCCCGCACGCGCGCAAGCTCCCCGCGGAGGTGACCGCATGA
- a CDS encoding acyl-CoA dehydrogenase family protein, whose product MATDLWAPRPFFDADHEAFRDAVRTFVTRHVAGEMDRWEHEGIVSRDVWLEAGRQGLLGISFPEKFGGGGVEDYRFRCVVIEELQRVGAASLAVSFATQSDIAAPYLRDFGSVEQLERWLPGCSTGEHIVAIAMTEPGTGSDLQGIRTTARRDGSDWILNGSKTFISNGILADLVVVVARTDPDAGSRGFSLFVVEEGMPGFSRGRNLDKVGLHGQDTAELVFEDVRVPEANLLGEPGGGFSMLMRQLAGERMSIAYTACAGSRAALAWTLEYVRDRSAFGRRVADFQNTQFVLAECVTELDVTQAYVESLVDPLNRGELSAVDAAKAKWWGSEMHKRTVDRCLQLFGGYGYMEEYPIARAYRDTRISTIYGGTTEIMKVIIGRDLVG is encoded by the coding sequence ATGGCCACCGACCTCTGGGCGCCCCGCCCGTTCTTCGACGCCGACCACGAGGCGTTCCGCGACGCCGTCCGCACCTTCGTGACTCGGCACGTCGCGGGAGAGATGGACCGCTGGGAGCACGAGGGCATCGTGTCCCGCGACGTCTGGCTCGAGGCCGGGCGCCAAGGCCTGCTCGGCATCTCGTTCCCCGAGAAGTTCGGGGGCGGCGGTGTCGAGGACTACCGCTTCCGCTGCGTGGTGATCGAGGAACTGCAGCGCGTGGGAGCGGCCTCACTCGCCGTCAGTTTCGCGACACAGTCGGACATCGCGGCGCCGTACCTGCGCGACTTCGGGTCCGTGGAACAGCTGGAGCGCTGGCTCCCCGGCTGCTCCACGGGTGAGCACATCGTCGCGATCGCGATGACCGAGCCCGGCACCGGCAGTGACCTGCAAGGGATCCGGACGACCGCCCGCCGCGACGGGTCGGACTGGATCCTCAATGGGTCGAAGACCTTCATCAGCAACGGCATCCTCGCCGACCTCGTGGTCGTCGTCGCCCGCACCGATCCGGACGCGGGCAGCCGCGGGTTCAGTCTGTTCGTCGTCGAGGAGGGCATGCCCGGGTTCTCCCGCGGCCGCAACCTCGACAAGGTCGGTCTGCACGGGCAGGACACCGCGGAGCTCGTCTTCGAAGACGTCCGCGTCCCCGAAGCGAACCTGCTCGGCGAGCCCGGTGGGGGCTTCTCGATGCTGATGCGCCAGCTCGCCGGCGAGCGGATGAGCATCGCGTACACCGCGTGTGCGGGCAGCCGGGCCGCGCTGGCGTGGACGCTGGAGTACGTCCGCGACCGCTCCGCGTTCGGCCGGCGGGTGGCGGACTTCCAGAACACCCAGTTCGTCCTCGCGGAGTGCGTGACCGAGCTCGACGTCACCCAGGCCTACGTCGAGTCGCTCGTCGACCCGCTGAACCGGGGCGAGCTCTCCGCCGTCGACGCCGCCAAGGCGAAGTGGTGGGGCTCGGAGATGCACAAGCGCACCGTGGACCGCTGCCTGCAGCTCTTCGGCGGCTACGGCTACATGGAGGAGTACCCGATCGCGCGGGCCTACCGGGACACCCGGATCTCGACGATCTACGGCGGAACCACCGAGATCATGAAGGTGATCATCGGCCGCGACCTGGTCGGCTGA
- a CDS encoding SDR family oxidoreductase, whose protein sequence is MIDLTGLHVVVTGGNSGLGLGMALGVARAGANVSIWGRNAERNAEAAAQVAALGVQALPVECDVTDEKDIAAAMNRTIESLGPLGCMVANAGIAGETKLVDTSLDEWHRIMRVNVDGVFLTAREAGRRFVAQDTGGSLVLVSSTASRFGAGGLGAYATSKSAVVGMGRTFAVELARHRVRANVLIPGWTRTAMNEHLQADERFMAATTGRTPVRRWATADEFEKVAVFLADPSQTFHTGNEVVVDGGYCIF, encoded by the coding sequence ATGATCGACCTGACCGGACTTCACGTCGTCGTCACCGGCGGCAACTCGGGCCTGGGCCTCGGCATGGCCCTGGGGGTCGCGCGGGCCGGGGCGAACGTCTCGATCTGGGGCCGCAACGCCGAGCGCAACGCCGAGGCGGCCGCGCAGGTCGCCGCCCTCGGGGTGCAGGCGCTCCCCGTCGAGTGCGACGTCACCGACGAGAAGGACATCGCCGCGGCGATGAACCGCACGATCGAGTCCCTCGGCCCGCTCGGGTGCATGGTCGCGAACGCCGGGATCGCCGGCGAGACCAAGCTCGTCGACACCTCGCTGGACGAATGGCACCGCATCATGCGCGTCAACGTCGACGGCGTGTTTCTGACGGCCCGTGAGGCGGGCCGGCGCTTCGTCGCGCAGGACACGGGCGGCTCGCTCGTCCTCGTCTCCTCGACCGCGAGCCGGTTCGGCGCCGGCGGGCTCGGCGCCTACGCCACCAGCAAGTCCGCCGTGGTCGGCATGGGGCGCACCTTCGCCGTCGAGCTGGCCCGGCACCGCGTCCGCGCCAACGTGCTCATCCCCGGCTGGACCCGTACCGCGATGAACGAGCACCTGCAGGCCGACGAACGCTTCATGGCGGCGACGACCGGCCGCACGCCGGTCCGCCGGTGGGCCACCGCCGACGAGTTCGAGAAGGTCGCCGTGTTCCTCGCCGACCCCAGCCAGACCTTCCACACCGGCAACGAAGTCGTCGTCGACGGCGGCTACTGCATCTTCTGA
- a CDS encoding acyl-CoA dehydrogenase family protein: MSVGDLIYTDTEEQLRASVRDLLADRAPWPAVLARTETAEPVDTDLWRRLAQLGGAGLAVPSTWGGVDASWREAAVVAEELGRAVAPLPFLGHAVATALLLELGDEDLLPAVAAGERTAAVVVRAATAAHENAASVDLRDGRLHGSVPAVLDATTADLLLVRAGDALYAVDAADARVTPAPSLDRTRPIADISFDGAPGTVVASGPAVDEALAKALQIGAVLLAAEQLGLAQRCLEIAVQYLQTRRQFGRLIGEFQALKHRAADVWVRNSGVRAAARYAADCAATDAADLPVAAALAQAAASPAAELAAQECLQLHGGIGFTWELPVHLYLKRAKSSAILLGTADRHRAAIGDLVGIPAVPTEGAAA; the protein is encoded by the coding sequence ATGAGCGTCGGAGACCTCATCTACACCGACACCGAGGAGCAGTTGCGGGCCAGCGTCCGCGACCTGCTCGCCGACCGGGCTCCCTGGCCGGCCGTGCTCGCGCGGACCGAGACCGCGGAGCCGGTCGACACCGACCTCTGGCGGCGCCTGGCGCAGCTCGGCGGCGCCGGCCTGGCCGTGCCCTCGACGTGGGGCGGCGTCGACGCGTCCTGGCGCGAGGCGGCCGTCGTCGCCGAGGAACTCGGGCGGGCCGTCGCGCCCCTGCCGTTCCTCGGGCACGCCGTCGCGACCGCGCTGCTCCTGGAGCTCGGCGACGAGGACCTGCTCCCCGCCGTCGCGGCGGGGGAGCGCACCGCGGCCGTCGTCGTGCGCGCCGCCACCGCTGCGCACGAGAACGCGGCTTCCGTGGACCTCCGGGACGGTCGGCTGCACGGTTCGGTGCCGGCCGTCCTGGACGCCACCACCGCCGACCTGCTGCTGGTCCGGGCCGGGGACGCGCTGTACGCCGTCGACGCGGCGGACGCCCGCGTCACGCCGGCGCCGTCGCTGGACCGGACCCGCCCGATCGCGGACATCAGCTTCGACGGGGCGCCGGGCACGGTCGTGGCCTCCGGGCCGGCGGTCGACGAGGCGCTCGCGAAGGCGCTGCAGATCGGGGCGGTCCTGCTGGCCGCCGAGCAGCTCGGGCTCGCTCAGCGCTGCTTGGAGATCGCGGTCCAGTATCTGCAGACGCGTCGTCAGTTCGGTCGCCTGATCGGGGAGTTCCAGGCTCTCAAGCACCGCGCCGCCGACGTGTGGGTCCGCAACAGCGGCGTCCGCGCCGCCGCGCGGTACGCCGCCGACTGCGCCGCGACGGACGCGGCCGACCTGCCCGTCGCGGCCGCGCTCGCGCAGGCCGCCGCCTCACCCGCCGCCGAGCTCGCCGCGCAGGAGTGCCTGCAGCTGCACGGCGGCATCGGTTTCACCTGGGAGCTGCCCGTGCACCTGTACCTCAAGCGGGCCAAGAGTTCCGCGATCCTGCTCGGGACCGCGGACCGGCACCGGGCCGCGATCGGCGACCTGGTCGGGATCCCCGCGGTGCCGACCGAAGGGGCCGCCGCATGA
- a CDS encoding acyl-CoA dehydrogenase family protein produces the protein MPGGGGVTDLSARVDALLAQCDPATTAPQEFLRARFDAGLARVDYPVGRGGLGLDPVLQETVDRALSAAGAPGNDPDNNVIGLGMAAPTLLAFGTPEQLDRWLRPLWTGEELWCQLFSEPGAGSDLAGLATSAVRDGDAPDADWVVNGQKVWTTLAHQARWALLVARTDPTVPKHRGLTYFVVDMQAPGIEIRPLRQITGETEFNEVFLTDVRVPDAYRIGAVGAGWAVTQGTLMNERVQYTSGPAPRGSGPIGCVVEAWRAHPEQRTAGLQTRLLELWVDAEVARLAAARLGQQIAAGQPGPEGSAAKLEYARLNQAISSLELDLLGDDGLRYADYTTRMPVMEPEETKEPGWRYLRSRANSIEGGTSEILRNIVAERVLGLPAEPRADKNTAWKDLPR, from the coding sequence ATGCCGGGAGGCGGAGGAGTGACGGACCTGTCCGCACGGGTCGACGCGCTGCTGGCGCAGTGCGACCCGGCCACGACCGCACCGCAGGAGTTCCTGCGGGCGCGGTTCGACGCGGGCCTGGCGCGGGTGGACTACCCGGTCGGGCGCGGTGGGCTGGGCCTGGATCCCGTGCTGCAGGAGACCGTCGACCGCGCGCTCTCCGCGGCCGGCGCCCCGGGCAACGACCCGGACAACAACGTCATCGGGCTCGGCATGGCGGCCCCGACGCTGCTCGCGTTCGGGACGCCGGAGCAACTCGACCGCTGGCTCCGGCCGCTGTGGACGGGGGAGGAGCTGTGGTGCCAGCTCTTCTCGGAGCCCGGCGCCGGGTCCGACCTCGCCGGTCTCGCCACCTCAGCGGTCCGGGACGGCGACGCCCCGGACGCCGACTGGGTCGTCAACGGCCAGAAGGTCTGGACCACGCTCGCGCATCAGGCCCGCTGGGCGTTGCTCGTCGCGCGGACCGACCCGACGGTGCCGAAGCACCGCGGCCTCACCTACTTCGTCGTCGACATGCAGGCGCCCGGGATCGAGATCCGGCCGCTGCGTCAGATCACCGGTGAGACCGAGTTCAACGAGGTCTTCCTGACCGACGTCCGCGTTCCCGACGCCTACCGCATCGGGGCCGTCGGCGCGGGCTGGGCGGTCACGCAGGGCACGCTGATGAACGAGCGGGTCCAGTACACGTCCGGCCCCGCCCCCCGCGGGTCCGGACCGATCGGTTGCGTCGTCGAGGCCTGGCGCGCGCACCCGGAGCAGCGGACCGCCGGTCTGCAGACGCGCCTGCTCGAACTCTGGGTCGACGCCGAGGTCGCCCGGCTCGCCGCCGCGCGGCTCGGGCAGCAGATCGCGGCCGGTCAGCCGGGCCCGGAGGGGTCGGCGGCCAAGCTCGAGTACGCGCGGCTGAACCAGGCGATCTCCTCCCTCGAGCTCGACCTGCTCGGCGACGACGGCCTGCGGTACGCGGACTACACCACGCGCATGCCGGTGATGGAGCCCGAGGAGACCAAGGAACCGGGCTGGCGCTACCTGCGCTCGCGGGCGAACTCGATCGAGGGTGGGACGTCGGAGATCCTGCGCAACATCGTCGCGGAACGCGTGCTCGGCCTCCCCGCCGAACCTCGCGCGGACAAGAACACCGCGTGGAAGGACCTGCCGCGATGA
- a CDS encoding CoA transferase, with protein sequence MSTNLPLRGLRVLDLTSGAAEACGRYLADLGADVLLVEPPGGSPSRADSIGFGLRNANKRGVVLDLTEAQGRERLLTLAGEVDIVVESLPREVLAAGVTPEALLAAHPGLVVVSVTDFGRTGPYADYVGTDAVLAAMGGVLSRSGLPGRPPLLPPSGIVAQTVAVHAALAALVALAKRLRTGAGELVDVSAFEAVVHGFDPGFGTQGSAAAGRKESFPRDRPDAAAFYPVFPCADGHVRIALLAPRQWQSMFDWLGRPEEFADPKYNHIAVRFEASDRLHPLIAAHFANTPRAELVAEGTRRGIPISAVLSPSEVLAADHFAASGALVDAEIVDGVSARVPHGYLSVDGERAGLRHRAPRVGEHDGEPLPAADRLTSVDLPGDGEGPLSGLRVLDLGVIVFGAELTRLLADQGADVLKIENSAFPDGLRQTRKNSTMNASFAWGARNKRGLGLDLRSEEGRAIVRELVRTADVVTGNFKPGTLESLGLSFEQLVEINPRIIVSDSSAFGSRGPWSDRMGYGPLVRGACGVSTLWRYPEGDPDHDTYCDGSTVYPDHIAAHVGAVGVVAALLNRARTGRGAGLELAQADVAVVHLGPLLAQESLYPGSVGPARAPEPGGAGAGVYPCAGDDEWVVVDVRDEADAKRLAEVTGGEALEAWTAGRTPAEAAQVLQAAGVPAGPMLRLPDQLTDPQLVERGAFRTLEHPELKAPIPTNAHLARFSTIPDPPLRPAPLPGEHTVEIATHELGFDEARVAALIEAGVLQVPAAPDAD encoded by the coding sequence ATGAGCACGAATCTTCCGCTGCGGGGACTGCGCGTCCTCGACCTGACGAGCGGCGCCGCGGAGGCCTGCGGCCGCTACCTCGCCGACCTCGGCGCCGACGTCCTCCTCGTCGAGCCGCCGGGCGGGTCGCCGAGCCGGGCCGACTCGATCGGCTTCGGTCTGCGCAACGCGAACAAGCGCGGCGTCGTGCTCGACCTGACGGAGGCTCAGGGTCGCGAGCGGCTGCTCACGCTCGCCGGCGAGGTCGACATCGTCGTGGAGTCGCTGCCGCGCGAGGTGCTCGCGGCCGGGGTCACTCCGGAGGCGCTGCTCGCCGCGCACCCGGGGCTCGTCGTCGTCTCCGTCACCGACTTCGGTCGTACCGGTCCCTACGCGGACTACGTCGGCACCGACGCGGTGCTCGCCGCGATGGGTGGCGTGCTGTCGCGCTCCGGTCTGCCCGGCCGGCCGCCGCTGCTGCCGCCGTCCGGGATCGTCGCGCAGACCGTCGCGGTGCACGCCGCGCTGGCCGCGCTCGTCGCGCTCGCGAAGCGGCTGCGCACCGGTGCGGGCGAACTCGTCGACGTCTCGGCGTTCGAGGCGGTCGTCCACGGCTTCGACCCCGGCTTCGGCACGCAGGGCTCGGCGGCCGCGGGGCGCAAGGAGTCCTTCCCCCGCGACCGGCCCGACGCCGCCGCGTTCTACCCGGTCTTCCCGTGCGCCGACGGGCACGTTCGCATCGCGCTGCTCGCCCCGCGTCAGTGGCAGTCGATGTTCGACTGGCTCGGCCGGCCCGAGGAGTTCGCGGACCCGAAGTACAACCACATCGCGGTCCGCTTCGAGGCGTCCGACCGGCTGCACCCGCTGATCGCCGCGCACTTCGCGAACACCCCGCGCGCCGAGCTCGTCGCCGAGGGCACGCGCCGCGGCATTCCGATCTCCGCGGTGCTGAGCCCGTCCGAGGTGCTCGCCGCGGACCACTTCGCCGCCTCGGGTGCACTGGTCGACGCCGAGATCGTCGACGGTGTCAGCGCCCGCGTGCCCCACGGCTACCTGTCGGTCGACGGCGAGCGGGCCGGTCTCCGCCACCGCGCGCCGCGGGTGGGGGAGCACGACGGCGAGCCGCTGCCCGCCGCGGACCGCCTGACCTCGGTGGACCTCCCCGGTGACGGCGAGGGTCCGCTGTCGGGGCTGCGCGTGCTGGACCTCGGTGTCATCGTCTTCGGTGCGGAGCTCACCCGGCTCCTGGCCGACCAGGGCGCCGACGTTCTCAAGATCGAGAACTCGGCGTTCCCCGACGGCCTGCGGCAGACCCGCAAGAACTCGACGATGAACGCCTCGTTCGCCTGGGGTGCGCGGAACAAGCGCGGCCTCGGCCTCGACCTCCGCAGTGAGGAGGGGCGCGCGATCGTCCGCGAGCTCGTCCGGACCGCCGACGTCGTCACCGGCAACTTCAAGCCGGGGACGCTGGAGTCGCTCGGGCTCTCGTTCGAGCAGCTGGTCGAGATCAACCCCCGGATCATCGTCTCCGACTCCAGCGCCTTCGGCTCGCGTGGTCCGTGGAGCGACCGCATGGGTTACGGCCCGCTGGTGCGGGGCGCCTGCGGTGTCTCGACGCTGTGGCGGTACCCCGAGGGCGACCCCGACCACGACACCTACTGCGACGGATCGACCGTCTACCCCGACCACATCGCGGCGCACGTCGGCGCCGTCGGCGTGGTCGCCGCGCTGCTGAACCGGGCGCGGACCGGGCGTGGGGCGGGGCTGGAGCTGGCCCAGGCCGACGTCGCCGTCGTCCACCTCGGCCCGCTGCTCGCGCAGGAGTCGCTCTACCCGGGCTCGGTGGGCCCGGCCCGCGCTCCCGAGCCCGGTGGCGCGGGCGCCGGCGTGTACCCGTGCGCGGGTGACGACGAGTGGGTGGTGGTCGATGTCCGGGACGAGGCCGACGCCAAGCGTCTGGCCGAGGTGACCGGGGGCGAGGCCCTCGAGGCCTGGACCGCCGGCCGTACCCCGGCCGAGGCGGCGCAGGTGCTCCAGGCCGCGGGCGTCCCCGCGGGCCCGATGCTCCGTCTGCCCGACCAGTTGACGGATCCTCAGCTCGTGGAGCGTGGTGCGTTCCGGACCCTGGAGCACCCCGAGCTCAAGGCCCCGATCCCGACCAACGCCCACCTCGCCCGGTTCTCCACGATCCCCGACCCGCCGCTGCGCCCCGCCCCGCTGCCGGGCGAGCACACGGTCGAGATCGCGACCCACGAACTCGGCTTCGACGAGGCCCGCGTCGCGGCCCTGATCGAGGCGGGCGTCCTCCAGGTCCCCGCCGCCCCCGACGCCGACTAG